AGTCTCTTTTGCCGTCGCTGCCGATTGTAAAAGATTTCGATGTACGTCGTGATCTGCCGTATAGCTTCCTGCCGGGTTTCGTAACGGCGATGATGAACGAGTTCGTTTTTCAGCACACCCCAAAAACTCTCAATGGGCGCGTTGTCATAGCAGTTCCTCCGGCGGCTCATCGATGCCCGCATTTTGAACTGGTCAAGGAGTTTTCGGTAGGTCCGCGGCGCAGTACTGACTGCCGCGGTCGGAATGATGAATCAAACCAGCCGCAGGCCTCTTGGCAGCGACAGCGCGAAACAGGGACTGGGTGACCAGATTCTTTGTCATGCGTTCTCCCATGGCGTAGCCCACAATCTCTCCGGTAAAAAGATCCTTGTGACCGGAGAGATTGTGGGGATGTAAGTGATATCCGTTACCCAGACTTGATTCGGGGCCTCCGTGACAAAGTTTTGGGAATCTCTGAAAAACTCCGCGCGGATGTCGCCGTTTTTTCCTTGAGACCGTAAAATGAATCCCAAAGCCACCATGTTCCTCCGGTGCGACCTTCTTTCCAGGGGGCTGAGGTACGATGAAGCGACAGAAAACTTTCGCGAGCGCCATTTCGTTCGAGAAATACCGAAAACCCACAAAACGGGAACTCTTTCTCGCCGAAATGGAACAGATAGTCCCTTGGAAAGAGCTTTGCGCTCTTCTCGAACCCTTCTATCCGAAAGAGGGAAAGGGACGTCCTCCCATAGGGCTGGAGAGAATGCTCCGGATCCACTTTCTCCAGAACTGGTTCAACCTCAGCGATCCCGGTGTAGAAGAAGCCCTCTATGACGTGGAGTCCATGCGGCGCTTCGCCCGTATCGATCTCGGCAACGAACCCGTTCCGGACGCACGATTTGCAAGTTCCGCCATCTTCTGGAAACCCACAAGCTCGCAGAGAAACTCTTCGAGGCGGTGAATCTTCATCTCGCCTCCCGGGGCTTAAAACTCTCCGCGGGAACCATCGTGGATGCCACGATCATCCATGCTCCTTCGCAGGCGAAAACCTGAGAGAAGAAACGCGACCCGGAGATGCATTCCACGAAGAAGGGCAACCAGTACTACTTCGGTATGAAAGTCCATGTCGGTGTGGACAAGGAAAGCAAACAGGTCCACAGCCTCGTCACCACTCCGGCGAACGTGCACGACTCCACCCGAATCGGTGAACTCCTGCACGGAGAAGAAAAAGAAGTCCGGGGAGATTCGGCCTACATGGGCAAAACCGAAGAGATCCGGACGAAAGCCCCGCGCGCCGTGGATTATACCCAAAAAAGAGCCACGAAGCACAAAAAGCTCACCGAAGAAGAGAAAGAGCAAAACCGTCTTCTTTCAAAAGTCCGTTCGCGGGTTGAACATGTCTTCCACGTCGTCAAATGCGTCTTCGGATTCACCAAAGTGCGCTATAAAGGTCTCGCCAAAAATACCGGTGTCGTGTACGTGCTCTTCGCTCTGTGCAATCTCTACATGGCGAGAGGTTTTCTCCTGTCCACAGGGGGTAGTGTCTCTAAAAATCGCTACCGGGGTTAAAAAGGGTCGGGAGACGGAGATAATTCCTCACATTCCGCTGCCAGAGGTGCGGGAAACGTGGTCTTTACGGGGCATTTCCTCTTTTCCTCCCGCTGTGAACATTTTTCGAGAAGCTTGTTCAGGGTTTCCTTAAGATATCGCGCTCCTGTTTTACTTGAGCAAGCTCTCGTTTGACGCGCTCAAGCTCCTCCTCAACCTGAGTGAGAGGCCGCCGCTCGCCGCCAATATCGGAAAGTTTTCCGGCCTTGTACGCTCTCACCCAGTTTTCCAGGGTCGACTTGGGCAGGGAGAGTTGACGCGATGCTTCATATGCTGTCAAGCCGCCTTCAATGATCATGTTGACGGCTTCATGCCGAAATTCTTTCGAATAGCGACCGTTCGTTGCGTTCTTTGCCATTCAGACACCTCCGTTTTGGTTGGATAGTAACTTTGGTGTCCGATATTTTCAACTTACCTCAAACGGATCCGTTCCGGATGCGCGATTTGCACGTTCCACCATTGTTCGAGGCGGAAAATCGTTTTTTCGCCTCTCGGGGCTA
Above is a genomic segment from Aminiphilus circumscriptus DSM 16581 containing:
- a CDS encoding transposase translates to MAKNATNGRYSKEFRHEAVNMIIEGGLTAYEASRQLSLPKSTLENWVRAYKAGKLSDIGGERRPLTQVEEELERVKRELAQVKQERDILRKP